ATTGCGGGCCAGACCCACGCCGCCGATCACTTTGGCGTTGGTGATTCGGATCTGGTCGATTGCGATCCAGCCCCAGCCGCCCGCAAAGGCATCGACGACCTCAACGGTGACTTTCTGTCCCGCCAGGTGGGACAGATCCACGGTGTACTCGCCCCAGTTCTGAGAGGGCGTAAACAAGCTCTCCACGATCTCGCCGGAACGATTGAGAATCGCGATGCCGCAGGAACCCGTCGTATACCATTGGGCGGGATCCGGATCGTGTTCCGGCGCACGGTAGGTGCCCGTGCCGCCGAGAGCATGCACGGTCATAACAGACCCTTGGCCCAGATCGACGAGGGGCGAGGTGGCGACCTGGTCGTTCGTGGCCGTGTGGAGGTTGTCGCCCCACATGGTGATTGCATAGGTGTTCAAATAGCCCGTCTGTCCCAACTGACTGGGGCCGCGACCTTGTGGAAGGGAATTGGTGGGCACCAGCCGGCCGTTGATGATGTTGTTGCCCTCCGTGAGTGCGGGGAGAAGCCCTTCAAATTCGTACAGATCGCAAATCGTCCACGCGATTCCCGCGCCCGGCAGACCGTTGGGACCTCCGATGCCGGTAATGGACTCATCCCCGGCGCGGTCCGGGTCCTGCGGCGCCGGGGTCGCGGGGACCAGAGATTGCAGGACGAACCCATGATCGTTGCCATTCTCGAAATCCCACACAACGTCGTCTGCCTGTGCACAGGGGGTGAACATCAGCAGACACGCCAACATCGTCACGGCGACACGAACCATTTTTGTGCACACAATCGTGCTCCTCCAAGAAGATGTAATCCGAATTGACTGTTAGCCGGGGCTCGAACCGCTGTCAGCTTCCGCCCGCGGACATACCTTTTGTCGGGGTGTACGGCAACTCCCTTTTGGGCCAGGCCAATCGGAAACCCGCGTCCAGGTCATCCAACCGACGCAGCAACTCGACATGGCCGTCCACGAAGACGATATTGGCGCCGCCTCGATCGAGATCGCCCGGCGGGTTGTGGAACGTCGCGTAGTTGTCAATCTGCCTCTGGGCGTGGCCCACCGTGAAATGCGTATCATTGAACGGCGCGATGCTGTACCCTTCAATCGTCCAGGGATTCTCCTCCGTGAAGACGATCACCTGCGAAGGGCTGTAGACCTCAGTCTCCTTGGTCACACCTTTGACGCCGGAGCCCAGCCAGTTCGACCAGATCTCTCCGCCGCGGCCCACATAGGAGTTCATGACGTAGCTGACCGCCGTATCCTGCCAGGTGGTGCCCTTGGCCAGCATGTTGAACTTGGGGCACATGTGCACATCGAGCGCTTTCAGATACGCCCACAACACTCCATCGGGAATCTCCCCTTTCCGCACGTATTGGTGTCCCTCCGACTTGAGCCACGTCCAGGCATCGGGGAACTTGTAGCTGTTGTCATCCAGGTACATGCGCAGAGCGATGCCGTACTGCTTCAGATTGGCGCGGCATCGCAAGGTACGAGCTTGATCTCTCGCTTTGCTCAAGGCGGGCATGAGAATGGCCATCAGCAGGGCGATGATGGCGATGACGACCAATAGCTCGATCAGTGTGAAACCTTCTCTCGTTCTCACATCCATACCCTTTCCGGCCATGCCTGTTCGGGCTCTGCACTGCGTCTGCGCCTTCCCTATTATGCGATTTCGACGTACGCTCAAACAATGCCATTTTGCGCATCAACACTGTCATTTTGCGCAATGTCGCCGCGCCTCCGGCTTTCGGTCCAGGCTGACAGCCGGACCTCTCGACACGAAACACCTCGTCTCAGATCTGACACTGCCGGCGGTACATCATCGGACTAATCCCTTTGGCCTTGCGAAAGAAGCGCGAGACATGAGCGGCGTCCGGAAACCCCAGGGTCCTGGCGATCTCCCCGACGCTTTTCTGCGTCTTGGCCAACATCTGCGTCGTCAGCTCCAGGCGGACCCGCTCGATCTCGTCGTGGATGGAACACCCGAGAGTCTTGCGGAAGCGCTGCTCCAAAGCCCGACGGGACAGACCCGTGCGCTCGACGACCTGCTGGACCCCGATATTGAGGAACCCACAACACCGAATAACGCGAAGGGCCGCCGCAACCTCCAGGTCCTCCATCGCCAGGACGTCCGTCGATTGTCGTGCGACGATGTGCGTCGGATGAATCCACAGCGTCGGCCTGTCCTTCTCCTGGCCTTTGATCATGCGATCGAGGCTCTCCGCCGCTTCATAGCCACCCTTCTCGAGAGTCCAGGCCACACTGGACAGGCGCGGGCTGCACAGATCGCAGATCAGCGCGTCGTTGTCCACACCCACCACGGCCACCTCATCAGGGACCTTCAGACCTTCCATCTTACAGGCCTCGATCACCAACTCGCCCCGGTCGTCGTTGCATGCCATGACGCCGACCGGCTTGGGCAGATGGCGAAGCCAGTTTACGATGTGCGGCAATTCCTTGTCCCACGTCCGCTCGGATTTCGGTCCGGGCAGACGGTAGACATCCGCCTCGAAACCCACCTCGCTCACCTTCGCGCAGAAGCTGTCACGTCGCCGGCGCGACCACCACCAGTCATCGAATCCGCAATAAGCGAAGTGTGACAGGCCCAGAGAGAGCAGATGATCGGCCGTCATTCGTCCAACGGCCTCATGGTCCGTGACCACGTTGACAACCCCTTCGATGGTCTCACGACTGTAAGGGAAGCACACGGTCGGAATGCCCATATTGATGATGGCCCTGGCTTGCGGCGGTTCGCGCATGAAAATGCCATCCGGGCGCAGCGTCTTGAGGACTTCCACCAGTTGCTGTCCTGCCTTCGCTTCGCGGTATTCCAGTGGTCGGTAGAACGTCCAAAGACCTTGGAGCCGGGCGTATTCAGCGATCCCGCCGAGGATGCCGCGCGTGTACCAGCGGGAGGGATTGATCAACAATGCGATCTTGATGTTCTCCGGCATCGGCCTGGCCCTCAGGTACGTCTGACCGTATTGCTACGTGCTCTGCGCCTCGTAGATGTCCTTCATCGCCGGATACAGCCGGCGGTAGGTTTCGTACCGGCGATCGTATTCGCCGGTGCGCTGCGGGTCCGGCTCGATGATCGCATCGAGGCGCACAGCAGCAGAGGCCGCGGCCGGGACATCCGGATAGTCCCCGGTCGCCACAGCCGCCAGCATGGCAGCGCCCAGACAGGCGGCCTCCGTCACACGAGGTACGCGCAGCCGCTGACGACAGATGTCGGCCTTCAGTTGCAGCCACAATTTACTGCGCGCGCCGCCGCCCACCGCGTGCAGCTCGTCGAATGCGATACCGGCCTGTCGCAGCAGCTCGAGGTTGACCCGCAGTTCGAAGGTCAGACCCTCCAGAATCGCCTTGGCGATCTCGGCCTGTGTCGTGGCAAATGTCAATCCGATGATCGCCCCCTTGGAATGCGTATCCAGCAGAGGCGTGCCCGCCCCAGCGAAATGAGGCAATACCAGCAGATCCGTCGGGGCTTTGGGTGCGCCGGCCAGCAAGAGGTCGTAGGCGTCCCGGCCCGTCTGCGCCGCCTCGGCGATCCGATCCCGGCAGAGCGTGTCGCGGAACCAGCGTAGAGCAAGACCCCCGCTATGGTTCAACGTCATGGCCAGATAGAGGCCGGGGACCACGTGTCGATACACCGAGATGTTGCCCTCGCGCAGATTCGGAGCCAGGACCGGCGACGCCATCGCCACCTCGACCACCTCCGCTGTTCCGGTCGAAACCATTGCCCGTCCGGGCCGGGTCACGCCGCTGCCCAAAGCGGCGCAGGCTTGGTCGTGTCCACCCGTCGCAACCAAGATGGATCCCGACAGGCCCACCGTGCGCGCGACGGTCTCATCGAGCGTTCCCACAACCGCCTCATCCGGTGGCAGAAGCTCCGCCAAGCGATCCGGATCGATTTGGCAGCGATCGAGGATATCTGTTGCCCAGGCGGACGTTTCGAGGTCGTACATCTGCGTCCGCGAGGCCAGACAGTGACTGATGACGGCGCGGCCGGTCAGACGGCGAAGGAAGTAGTCTTCGTAGAGCAGAAACTGGGCGGCACGGCCCCAGAGCTGCGGCTCATTTCGCTGGAGCCAGAGGAGCTTGGTGACGGTGTTCATCGTGTGCATGGGCATGCCGGTGCGCCGGAAGAGCGCTTCGGCGCCGAAGGTCTCGGCGAGCCAGTCGCTCTCGGCCGTCGTCCGCGTGTCCATACCCAGGATCGCGTGTCGCATGGGGTGGCCGGCCCCATCGACGGCAATGACCGCCTCGCCCTGGACCGACAGCGCGATGGCCTTGGGCGGGTCGGCCCGGCTCTCGGTCGCAACCTGCGCCAGCACCTCCAGGGCCAGTTGCCAGACGAGTTCCGCGTCCTGCTCGGCCCAGTGGGGGCAAGGCGTGAGCACGGAATACTCGCGGGCGGCCCTGGCGAGGATTTCCCACTGGTCGTTGAACACAGCCGCTTTGCAGCCCGTCGTTCCGATATCCAACCCGATGACCGACATGAACACCTCCCATCCGAGATTGCGGTGTGGCGTCAGCCCAACTCGACGGCATCGAGCGATTCGAGCAACTCGCGCTCGTCGATCCGGCCGGCCGTCCAGCGGTCCTGGAGCCGACGCAACAGCAGGACCGTAGACGACTCACACAGGTCCACGTCGTCGTACCGTATCGGCGTATCCTGCCCGACGGCTCTCAGGAGCCTGGCGCCGTTGGCCAGACCGATGGGCAGAAGGTTCTCGGTCTTGGCCGTCTCGTATTTGTCGATTAGGGCATAGAAGGAACAGCCGCCGATGCCATCCAGCACATCGCCCGCTCGAAGGTCCTGCTTGGCCACGGCGAAGACTTCCGAGACCAGGCGATTCATGGGCTGCATACTCGACTTCCCGCGAATCGCCAGCATGGCGCACGTCAAAGGCACCTCGATGCTGCAAAGGTGGTACGGGCGAAACAGCGTGTAGTACGGACCGTGGCCCATGTCTCGATAGACCAGCGCCTGGCGCAGACGCGGATGATCGGTGGTCACCACGAGGAAGACGCCGGGATGCACCCCGCCGATGCCATAGTCGACCACGCCGGCGCGATCCAGCACGCCGCCATGCTCCTTGAGCGCAAAGGTCTCATGCAGTTTGTCTCGGCTGGTTCGGGGGCCGTGCATGCCGCGAACGTCGGGCACCAGTCCCGTCGCGTTGGAGACGGCCGCCATCTCGATCATCGTCTTGCTGCCGTCCACGAACTCGATCAGCATGTTGGGATTGAGGCCCCGCCGCGCCGCCTCCTTGGCCCAGGCTTCATCCGTCGGCTTCGCATGGCGATCGAGAGGGTTGTTCTTGCCCTTTCCGGCTGCGACGATGGTGAAACCCAGCGCATCGGCGAAGTCGTACAACTCCTTGCATGCCGCCGGCTCGTCCCCGGCGGCCAGCGCATAGAGCACCCCCTTCTGCGCCGCATACCAGCTCAGCAACGGTCCGACCGTGATGTCGGTCTCCACATTCATCATGGCCAACTGCTGACCGTTCCGGGCGGCGAGCATCGCGGCCCGGGCCCCCACGTCAGGCATACCCGTCGCTTCGAGCATCACCTCGACCCGCTTCATGGCCGTAACCACGCGAAAGTCGTCCGTGCAGACCCTCTTGCCGGCCGCCACGGCGGCATCGGCCTCGGCCGCCGAGTCCGTCTCGACAACGTCGCCTTTGAGCCCGGCGATGCCAAACGCCTCTCTCGCACGCGGCAGATTCACGTCTGCGATCACGGGGATATCGATTCCCTTCATCATCGTGATCTGAGCGACGACATCGACGCCCATCTGCCCCGCGCCGATCAGGCCGATCCGCACCGGGTTGTTCTGCTCGTGTCTTTCACGAAGTTCCGTGTTCAAACCAATCATCGTTCATTCTTTCTCAAAGGAGATGAGGACCTTCAGTGCATTTCCGCTTGCCGCTGTCCGATAGGCTCGGTCGATCTCATCCAGTGAAAACCGATCGGTGATGATCTTCTCGGCCGGCAGTGTCCCGTCCGCCAGCAGATCGAGCGCCCGACGATGGATGCGCGGATGGTATGAGAAGGTCCCGATGACTTCGATCTCACCGTAGTGAATCCTGTTGCCGTCCAGTGTGGTCATGGGGTTGGCCTTGGGCAGCCCGCCGAAGAGCAGAACCTTGCCGCCCTTGCGCACCATCTCCACGGCCTGCCTCTGCGTCTCGGCCACGGGATTGGCACAGACGGCAATGTCGGCGCCCAGCCCGTCGGTAAACTCCCGCACTCGCGCGACAACGTCATCCGCTGCGTCCACGACCAAATCCGGATCGAATCGCCTGGCAAGCTCCTGCCGCACCTTGCTGCGCTGGACCACGACGACCCTGGCCTTCCGCGCCTTGGCGACCGAGATATGCAGACAGCCGGTAGGTCCGGCCCCGATGACAACGACGGTGTCCCCTTCGCGTGTGCCGGCTTTCTCGTGGGTCGCCAGCACCGAGCAACTCGGCTCGGATACGGCCGCGTGTGCAAAGCTCAATCCTTCCGGCATCGGGTGAACGATGCCGTTGATCAGGATCCCAGGCGTCAGCGCCATCTGCTCGGCAAAGCCGCCGGGAAAGCCCGGTGTAATGCCCACCAGTTGCAGGTGGTCGCAAAGATTGTACCGCTCATGCTGACAGTAGTAGCACCTGCCGCAATGCACGTCCGGTGTAATCGCCAGGCGGTCGCCCACTTTGAAGCGGGTGCACCGCTGATCCACGGCGATCACCACACCGGCGGCCTCGTGCCCCGGAGTCACCCCACCAGAGCCGGCCGGCGGCCCTTCCTTCCAGCGACGCAGGTCCGAGCCGCAGATACCGCAGACCCTGACCTGAAGAACCAGCCCGCCCTCGGGGACGTCGGGGTCCGGGACATCATGAATCTCGATCGTCTGTGGTGCCGTCAGAAACGCCGCTCTCATTCATTCTTCTCAATCATAGGTATACAGGTCACGGATTATCGTCCGCGTTTCTCCGTTTCGATTCTCACGCCGACGGCGCCGCCGGGGTGGGTGTGTCCAAACTGCTCCTTTGTGTAGCCGCGCAACTCGAGCAACAGCACGCAGAGCACATCGCAGGCGGCGCCGTTCATCAAGGAACTGCCCGTTGCGATCATGCCATATGGATCGGCGCTCTCAGGCGCCGTCACGCAGATCACAGCGTCGCTGAGCCGGCCCAGAGGTGAGTCGGGCTTCTCCGTGTGCGCGACGACCTTGGCCCCACGGTCTTTGGCGATCCGTGCGAACGCGTTGATCTCGGCGCTCTGCCCGCCTTTGGAGATGATGTAC
The sequence above is drawn from the Anaerobaca lacustris genome and encodes:
- a CDS encoding XylR family transcriptional regulator; amino-acid sequence: MPENIKIALLINPSRWYTRGILGGIAEYARLQGLWTFYRPLEYREAKAGQQLVEVLKTLRPDGIFMREPPQARAIINMGIPTVCFPYSRETIEGVVNVVTDHEAVGRMTADHLLSLGLSHFAYCGFDDWWWSRRRRDSFCAKVSEVGFEADVYRLPGPKSERTWDKELPHIVNWLRHLPKPVGVMACNDDRGELVIEACKMEGLKVPDEVAVVGVDNDALICDLCSPRLSSVAWTLEKGGYEAAESLDRMIKGQEKDRPTLWIHPTHIVARQSTDVLAMEDLEVAAALRVIRCCGFLNIGVQQVVERTGLSRRALEQRFRKTLGCSIHDEIERVRLELTTQMLAKTQKSVGEIARTLGFPDAAHVSRFFRKAKGISPMMYRRQCQI
- a CDS encoding zinc-binding dehydrogenase, with protein sequence MRAAFLTAPQTIEIHDVPDPDVPEGGLVLQVRVCGICGSDLRRWKEGPPAGSGGVTPGHEAAGVVIAVDQRCTRFKVGDRLAITPDVHCGRCYYCQHERYNLCDHLQLVGITPGFPGGFAEQMALTPGILINGIVHPMPEGLSFAHAAVSEPSCSVLATHEKAGTREGDTVVVIGAGPTGCLHISVAKARKARVVVVQRSKVRQELARRFDPDLVVDAADDVVARVREFTDGLGADIAVCANPVAETQRQAVEMVRKGGKVLLFGGLPKANPMTTLDGNRIHYGEIEVIGTFSYHPRIHRRALDLLADGTLPAEKIITDRFSLDEIDRAYRTAASGNALKVLISFEKE
- a CDS encoding FGGY-family carbohydrate kinase yields the protein MSVIGLDIGTTGCKAAVFNDQWEILARAAREYSVLTPCPHWAEQDAELVWQLALEVLAQVATESRADPPKAIALSVQGEAVIAVDGAGHPMRHAILGMDTRTTAESDWLAETFGAEALFRRTGMPMHTMNTVTKLLWLQRNEPQLWGRAAQFLLYEDYFLRRLTGRAVISHCLASRTQMYDLETSAWATDILDRCQIDPDRLAELLPPDEAVVGTLDETVARTVGLSGSILVATGGHDQACAALGSGVTRPGRAMVSTGTAEVVEVAMASPVLAPNLREGNISVYRHVVPGLYLAMTLNHSGGLALRWFRDTLCRDRIAEAAQTGRDAYDLLLAGAPKAPTDLLVLPHFAGAGTPLLDTHSKGAIIGLTFATTQAEIAKAILEGLTFELRVNLELLRQAGIAFDELHAVGGGARSKLWLQLKADICRQRLRVPRVTEAACLGAAMLAAVATGDYPDVPAAASAAVRLDAIIEPDPQRTGEYDRRYETYRRLYPAMKDIYEAQST
- a CDS encoding NAD(P)H-dependent oxidoreductase, which gives rise to MIGLNTELRERHEQNNPVRIGLIGAGQMGVDVVAQITMMKGIDIPVIADVNLPRAREAFGIAGLKGDVVETDSAAEADAAVAAGKRVCTDDFRVVTAMKRVEVMLEATGMPDVGARAAMLAARNGQQLAMMNVETDITVGPLLSWYAAQKGVLYALAAGDEPAACKELYDFADALGFTIVAAGKGKNNPLDRHAKPTDEAWAKEAARRGLNPNMLIEFVDGSKTMIEMAAVSNATGLVPDVRGMHGPRTSRDKLHETFALKEHGGVLDRAGVVDYGIGGVHPGVFLVVTTDHPRLRQALVYRDMGHGPYYTLFRPYHLCSIEVPLTCAMLAIRGKSSMQPMNRLVSEVFAVAKQDLRAGDVLDGIGGCSFYALIDKYETAKTENLLPIGLANGARLLRAVGQDTPIRYDDVDLCESSTVLLLRRLQDRWTAGRIDERELLESLDAVELG
- a CDS encoding type II secretion system protein; amino-acid sequence: MRTREGFTLIELLVVIAIIALLMAILMPALSKARDQARTLRCRANLKQYGIALRMYLDDNSYKFPDAWTWLKSEGHQYVRKGEIPDGVLWAYLKALDVHMCPKFNMLAKGTTWQDTAVSYVMNSYVGRGGEIWSNWLGSGVKGVTKETEVYSPSQVIVFTEENPWTIEGYSIAPFNDTHFTVGHAQRQIDNYATFHNPPGDLDRGGANIVFVDGHVELLRRLDDLDAGFRLAWPKRELPYTPTKGMSAGGS
- a CDS encoding SIS domain-containing protein codes for the protein MAESTIDTMLARARGVVRTEARAVSMLLDQLNADFVRVARLLFECPGHILTAGAGTSCAMAQRFAHLLACCGTPALFISAANSIHGGAGAISDKDIVYIISKGGQSAEINAFARIAKDRGAKVVAHTEKPDSPLGRLSDAVICVTAPESADPYGMIATGSSLMNGAACDVLCVLLLELRGYTKEQFGHTHPGGAVGVRIETEKRGR